GGGGGGCGCCGACACTGAAATTTCCCCTGGAGCGGTGGGACCAGATCTTCAATGTCAATGTCAGGGGTGTCTGGATACTGACCCAGAAGGTTGCCGCCATGATGAAGGAGCAGGGCGGGGGGACCATCATCAACATCTCTTCGGTCATGGGATTCAAAGGGTCCGAGGAAATGGCCCATCCGGCCGTGGCCTACAATTCAAGCAAGGCGGCCATCAATGTGCTGACCATGAATCTTGCCGTAAAGCTGGCCCCCTACAATATCCGGGTGAACGCCATTGCCCCCGGGTTTTTCCGGACCGACATGATGGCCTATATCGAAAAACCGGAATTCAAGGCCGCCTACGATATGACCCTCGATGACATCCCTCTGCGGAGGATCGGTGATGTCGATGATATGAAGGGGATTGCCGTGTTTCTCGCGTCGGACGCGTCGGCCTACATGACGGGACACGTGCTGATCGCCGACGGCGGCATGCTGGCGAAATAAGGAACCCTTAAAAAAAAGAGGCGGGTCATTCCGGACCCGCCTCGATTCTGCCGGCTGACCGTCTTTTATGGCGGCAGCCCATTTTTCACGGCTTATTCAAATTTCACCTGCGGTACCGCGGTGGCCGCCTCGGGAACTTCAAAGAACGTGGCTTTTTCGAAACCGAACATGCTCGCGAAGAGATTCGACGGGAAGGTCCTGACCTTGATATTGTAAGTTTTCACCATCTCGTTGTACCGGCGTCTTTCCACGGCGATGCGGTTCTCCGTTCCCGCCAGTTCGTCCTGGAGCCTGATGAAGTTCTGATCGGACTTTATGTCGGGATATCGCTCCACGGTAACGAGCAGCCTTGCCAGCGCCCCCGACAGCTCGTTATTGGCGGCGATCTTGTCGGGTATGCTGTCCGCCCGTCCGACCTTCGATCGCGCCTCGGCAACGCCCAGAAATACCGCCCGCTCCTGCGAGGCGAACCCCTTGACCGTTTCCACGAGGTTGGGAATGAGATCATAGCGTCGCTGAAGCTGGTTTTCAACCTGGGCCCAGGACGCGCTGACCGATTCGTCCAGGGTGACGAAGCTGTTGTACATTCCCTTTACGTAAGAGTAAGACATCAGTATGAGCACTGCAATGATGGCAATGACGATAATGGCATTCCGTGATCCTTTGTTCATCGGTTTCCTCCTCCTTTTTGACGCGATCCGGAAAATTTTCTACAACTCCATGCGGTCCACAGCTTCCCATAATTTTTTTATTTCCGCAAGGTAGCTCTTCAGGAGGGAGCGTACCTCCTGCGGTGAAAACCGTCCCGTACCCTCCTTGATCTGCAGACAGCGCAAGAAGGTCGTCCTGTCAAGGGCGAATGTGTCGGCGACGGCGCCGATGACCTCCCGGCGTGACGGGGGGATATCCTGTTCTTTGAGATACAGCAGGCCCTTGAATATGGATATGAAGGCGGTCAGGGACGCCGCGATCAGTTCCCTGATGTGCCTGTCCCTGCCTTCCGTTTCAAGGAAGCCCCTGCGAAGCAGCACGAGCTTTCCCTTGATATCACGTTCGCACTGGAGCCTGAGGTCTCCTGCGTCGAAGACAAGCGGTTCGAGCACATCCTCGCCGAATACGAGAACATGCTCGTGTTTCATGGTGAGGAACTCAAGCGGGTATGAGTCCAGGGAGGAAAGTATGTACTGTTTCGTCATGAAGAGGGGAGTGGCCACCTTCTTTTTCCTCCACCGCGCGACCGTCTTGAGGGCCGCCTCGATGGCGCCGATGGCATCCTCGCTCAGGATGATGAGAAAATTGATGTCCGACCCGCCGGGCTGATAATCGATTCCCGCGGCGCTTCCATACAGAATAATGGACTGAAGCCCGTCGCTGAAGATGTTTCGGTAGTCTTCGATGATGGTTGGGAATAAGTCCTTGGGATTACTGACTTTAACCATGGTCCCGCCTTTCCTTAAAATCCTCTGCCGGCGCCGCCGCCGCCGCTCATGCCGCCGCCGAATCCGCCGAATCCGCCGCCGAATCCGCCGAATCCGCCGCCACCGCCGCTCCCTCTGCCGCCCATCATCATCATGAGCAGGATGAAGGGCAGCATCCTTCTCCCCTGGCGGGTTCCCAGAAGGAGGGTGAGCAGGAGTATGAAAACGACATAGGACAGGAAATCGGCCGCCGGTCTTGATCGTTCTCTCTTCGCCGGCACCCGGTAGGGCGTCCCCTCGAGCGAAACGCCGGCATCCGCCGCGATGACGGCGGCCACCGCCGCTTCCGCGTTATAGAGTCCCTTTTCATAGTCGCCCTTCTTGAGAGAGGGCACGACGTAAGTGTCCAGGATCTGACCGACGCGGCCGTCCGGCAGGATCCCTTCAAGCCCGTAGCCCGTCTCGATCCGTATCCGCCGCTCTTTCAGGGTAAGAAAAATGAGAACACCCCGGTCCTCGCCCTTTTTTCCGATGCCCCATGCCTCGTAGAGCCGGTTCGCGTATTCGTCGGTATCGGCATCGCCGATGCTTTTCATGGTGACCACCACGACGGATGCCCCCGTTTTCTGCAGAACTTCCCTGGCAAGCGATTCCATGGAGCGCCGGTACTGTTCGGAGAGCACACCGGCGTAATCGTTGACGGCACCGACGGGTTGCGGGAACGGCTCTGCCCCGAAAAGGGTCGATACCTGAAGGAACAACACCAGGAGAATAAAAAAAGGTAAACAATATCTGTCCGTCTTCACGATAAGGGTCCTTTTCGTTGCGGTCCGTGCCATACATACCATAAAAGGCCGATGTTGGCACATTTTTAAACTTGACAGGATGGTAAATCTAATATAGGAAAACAGCCTTTGAAAATACTCCACGAGGAAGGTGTTTCTTTGGCGAACCACAAGTCAGCTGAAAAGAGAATGAGGCAGAGCGAGCGCAAGAGACAGCGGAACGTATCGGCCAAGTCACATGTCAAGACCCGGGTCAAGGCGGTACTGCAAGCTGTTGAAGAGAACAACGCCACCCTGTCGAAGGAGACGCTCTCCACAGCCGTGCGCGTGATCAGCAAGGCGTCATCCCGGGGCATCATTCACAAGAACAATGCGGCGCGCAAGATCTCACGGCTGACACGAAAGGTGAACAGCCTGACCTCCGGGGAGTAGTTCTCCCGATTCAGAATCCCGCCATCAGGTCCCGGTATGCCCATTCAGCAAGATCGGTGCAGAGTTTCTTGAGGGCTTCCTTTTTATTCCTGTCCGTTATCGCGGGATCCGTTGCCACCCGATAGGCCTCTCTTCCCGAGAGGCTTTTGTTTTCCCAAAGAACCTCGTCCGTGCCGGTTTTTGCAAGCGTGGCCGAGACGGTCATCGCTACCCGGTCTTCCTTGGCGATATCGTTCTTTGCGTAGCTCAGGTGAGATACCGCCACGCCTGTTATGCTTCCCGAAAGCACGACGTCCGCCGCATCCCTGTCGTAGACGAGGGTGAAGCGCTCTCCGGTCCTGAACTCGCTGATGAGACCGTTTCGCAGGTATGTTTCGATGTTCGCCTCACCGGTAAGGTTTGAGAAGGTGTCCACATAAACGGTTCGGATGCTCTTGTCGAAATGTTCACCGGCCGGGGCGAAGTGGTACCCGCATCCCGTGCAGACGATAAGGTACAGTAACAGTAGAGTATATATCCGGTTCATCATGATCGTTGTTTCTCCCGCTTCTCCCCCGCGGCGGGATGCCGGCCCTGTCGCGGGGAGCTACGCACTGATAACGATATTGACGAGCTTCTTCGGAACATACACTTCCTTCAGGATGTTGTGATCTCCGATGAACTGCCGCACCCGTTCATCACTTCTCGCCATTTCCTTTATGACCTCGTCCGCTTCATCGGCGGCGACCTGGAGCCTGCTGCGCACCTTTCCGTTCACCTGTATGACAATGGTGATTTCCTCCTCGGAGGCCGTCTCCGCGTCAAAGGACGGCCAGGTCATGTCGCACAGCATTCCCGTGCCGCCGATCGCCTGCCAGAGCTCCTCCGTTATGTGCGGCACAATGGGATGGAGAAGAACAATGACGGTTTCGACGGCTTTTCTGATAACGGCCAGGGCCCTTTCATCACCCGCTGCGGGCCGTCCCGTCTGATAGAGAACGTTGACCAGTTCCATGACGGCGGCGATCGCCGTATTGAAATGGAACCGGTCTTCAATATCGGTGGTAACCTTTTTAATGGTCTGGTGTATCTTCCGGTTCAGCTTCTTCAGGTCTCCCTCCAGGGGCTGCCCGTTATCAAAAGGCGCGATGCCCATGATGTCGTCGAGATAGTCCATGACGATACGCCAGACCCTGTTCAGAAAGCGGAATGAACCGTCCACTCCCTGATCGCTCCATTCCAGGTCACGCTCCGGCGGCGCCGCGAAGAGGCAGAAGATACGGGCCGTGTCCGCCCCGTATTCCTCGATGATATGGTTCGGGTCTACCACGTTCTTCAGGGATTTTGACATTTTCTCCGTTTTCCCGACGATGACCTCGGCGCCGCAGTGTATGCAGCAATTGTCCTTCACTTCATCGGGGAAGAGGTATCCGTGTTTCCGGCACCGCGTTGTTTCCTTGCACACCATACCCTGGGTAAGCAGGTTGGTGAAAGGCTCGTCCACCCCGAGGACGCCGAAATCCCTGAGCATCTTCGTGTAGAACCGCGCGTAGAGGAGGTGGAGGATGGCGTGCTCGATCCCGCCGATGTACTGGTCCACCGGCATCCAGTAATCCGTCTGTTCCCTGTTCAATCCCGGCTTCTCGTCGAAGGCGGCGGAGCAGTATCGCGCGAAGTACCAGGATGATTCCACAAAGGTGTCCATAGTGTCCGTTTCACGGACGGCGGGGCCGCCGCAGTTCGGACAGGTGGTGTTCCTGAAACTTTCCATCCGCTCCAGCGGAGACCCTCCCTCCCCGGTGAGCTCCACTTCCTGGGGCAGGACAACGGGCAGGTCTTTTTCCGGCACGGTCACGGTGCCGCATTTTTCGCAGTAGGTGACGGGTATCGGGGCCCCCCAGTAGCGCTGCCGCGATATGCCCCAGTCCCTGAGGCGGTATTCCGTCGTGCGTCTCGCCCGTCCGATCGATTCGAGGTGGTCGGCGATATCGTCAAGGGCCTGAAGGTTTTTCATGCCGTTGAAACGTCCCGAGTTGATGAGAACTCCTTCGTCCACGTATGCTTCCGTCATGGTCGCCGCGTCAAGGGGAGCATCGGGATTGTCGATGACCACCACCAGCGGAAGGTCGTATTTTTTCGCGAATTCAAAATCGCGCTGATCGTGGGTCGGAACAGCCATGACGCAGCCGGTCCCGTAGTCGGCAAGCACAAAGTTCGCCGCATAGATGGGCATCTTTTCGTCCGTTACCGGATTCAGGCAGTAAGCGTCGAGAAAGACGCCTTCTTTTTCATAGTAATCGGAGGTCCTGACCATCTTGTCCTGTTTTTTTACCCGCTCCACAAAATCGGTCACTTCCTTTTCGCAGGGTTTTCCCCGGGCGAGGTCCATTACCAGCGGATGTTCGGCGGCGATAAGCATGAAGGTGGCGCCGAAGATGGTGTCCTGGCGGGTCGTGAACACCCTGATAGCGTCATCCGAATCGGCCATGGGAAAGACCAGTTCACACCCGTGGCTTTTCCCGATCCAGTTTTTCTGCATTGTCAGGACCCGTTCGGGCCAGCCCGGCAGTTTGTCACAGTAGTCGAGCAGTTCCTCAACGTAGTCCGTGATCCTGAAGAACCACTGGTCGAGATGTTTTTCGATGACTTCAGTGCCGCACCGCCAGCACTGGCCCGCTTCGACCTGCTCGTTTGCCAGGACCGTCAGGCACTGCGGGCACCAGTTCACGGAACCCCCTTTCTTGTAGGCAAGTCCCTTCTTATACATCCAGATGAAAAAGAGCTGTTCCCACTTGTAATAAAAGGGCTCGCAGGTCGAGATCTCCCTGTTCCAGTCGTAGCTGAAACCCATGCGCTTCAACTGGCTTTTCATGTAGGCGATGTTTTCGTTCGTCCATTTCGATGGATGGATCCCATGCTCGATGGCGGCGTTTTCCGCCGGCATTCCGAAGGAGTCCCATCCCATGGGGTGCATGACGTTGAACCCTCTCATCTTCTTGTACCGGGCCACCACGTCCCCGATCGTATAGTTCCGGACATGTCCCATGTGAATTTTTCCCGATGGGTAGGGAAACATTTCGAGGAGATAGTACTTTTTCTTCCCGGGGTCTTCATCGACGGCGAAGGTGTCGTTCTCGTGCCAGTATTTCTGCCACTTTTCTTCTATCGCGTGAGGTTTGTATTTTCTGTTCATGGTTGCTCCGAATGACGCTTTTATATATGAAAATCAACGAAGGACTCTTATCACAAATTCCCCGACAATCAAAGAAGAGATTGAGATGTCTCATCTATTACCACTTCGTGAATGTTGCAAGGGCGTCATGATATGAATGAAAAACGGCGGCGGGCTGAGCCCGCCGCCGGTCTCTATGGAAACTGAGCGGAGTTGTCTCCCTCAGGTCGTCTTCGGGGGGGGCGCGGTGGGCGGAAAGGAGGGAAGGAAAACCACCCACCGCTTGGTAAGAATCATGAGATCAGGCCATGCCGTCCTGCAGGTCGGCCATGGCGTATATTCAGGCGCGGCTATGAGGTATCTTCAACAGGTCCGTTATGTTCACCTCTTTCAATGAGCCGTATCTTGTACCGTAGTATCTGTATATGATTTCGAGGGCGTCATGCTCAAGCCTCGACCGGATCATGTCGTTCCCGCCGGAGAAGGTGTGGGGAGGACCGGACTCTGAAGCCTGCTTTGCGAAATCCGCCGTGTATGTTTGCGGTTCATGAAATTCCGGTCCTCCCTTGATATCTGTCGACAATTGACCGACCTCCTTTCCTCTGCCGACGGGCTGTTTGTCCGTTTGCGAGCATTGACAATCTTTGTCATAATTACATACACAAATCGTGCCAGATGGACCCTCTTTCCTGAAGGTCCACTCTCTTTGGATCGGTTGTCGTTGACGCTGCTTCCGGCAGGTGGGAAACATGCGATCACGGGTCTTCCTGGATTGCCGGTATGACGTATGTGATGGGAATGTCGTTCAGATATGCAGCAGGATCAAGATGATAGCCTCTCTGTGTCAGATTGACATGGAGAATGTCAATCTGGCATGTCGGAGAACTCCTGCCATTCTTTCAGTTTTCTCTGAAGGGTTCGCAGCCCGATACCGAGGATCTTTGCCGCCTGTGTCCGGTTTCCGTGTGTTTTTTCAAGGGCATGGCGGATATGTATCTTTTCAAGTTCGGCAAGCGTCATGATATCCTCGGCCCTTCTCAATGGCGGGGTATACGAGGAAAGAAGATCGCTGACAGCGGCCGGTGTCAGGGTGCTGCTCGTTTCCATCAGAACGGCCTTGGCGATGATGTTTTCCAGTTCCCGGACATTCCCCGGCAGGGGGTGTGCCATCAGGCAGTGGATCAATTCCGGTTCAATGGAAAGTATGGTTTTGCTGTTCTTGTTCGCGTGGATCTTCATGAAATGCTCGGCCAGGGGTCGCAGGTCGTCCTCTCGTTCCCGCAGGGGGGGGATTTTGATGTGGAACATGTTCAGCCGGTAGAAGAGGTCTTCGCGGAATCGTTCGTTCTGGATCTCATCCAGGATGTCCTTGTTCGTTGCCGATATGATCCGTATGTCCACATTTCTCACTTTCGTACTGCCCAGGCGGTATAATTCACGCTCCTGGATGACACGGAGCATCTTTCCCTGCAGTGACGGGTCCAGTTCGGTTATTTCATCGAGAAAGAGCGTTCCCCCGCGGGCGGCCTCGAAAAATCCCTTTTTGTCCGAGACGGCTCCCGTGTAAGCGCCCTTTTCATGACCGAAGAAGTCATCTTCGAAGAGGGTCTTGCTGAAAGATGCCATGTTTACGGCCACAAAAGGGCCGTCGGAACGATTGCTCAGAGAGTGGATGATCCGGGCTATCATTTCTTTACCCGTTCCGGACTCACCGGTAATGACGATATTGTAATCCGTGGGCGCCGCTACTTCCACCTGGTGGAAAACCATTGCCATCGAAGGGTCGGCGGCAATCATATGGCTGAACGCCTCGGGATGTTTCAAGTCCTTGAATCGCGGGTTTCTTTCGAAGAGCGCGAGCTTGTTCTTCAGGTTATGCCGCTCCAGTGCGCGGTTGACGACGATAATGAGTTTTTCGCTGTCGATTGGTTTTACCAGGTAATCGTAGGCACCGTATTTCATGGCCTGGACCGCGGAGGCCACATCGTCGACGGCCGTTACGATGATGCATTCAATGGAAGGAAATTCCTCCTTTATCTCTTTCAAGAGGTCCATGCCGCCCAGGTTGGGCATGACCAGGTCGAGCAATATGAGATGAAAACTGTTGTTCCGGACAAAATCCATGACCCGGCGGCTGTCCGATATCAGTGCCGGTTCCGGCATGCCGGCGCTGATCAGCGCCGCCTTCATGCTGAGCAGAAGGCCCACATCATCATCCACGACCAGAACCGGTGTATTCTGACGGGGTATCGATTCCATTACGTGTATCACCTTCCGGTATCGGCGGGAACGGCCGGGAAGAGGATTGTGAAGGTTGTCCCTTTTCCGGGGGTGCTCTCGAAGGAAATTTGTCCTCCATGAGCTTCCACGAGGTTGTACGTGATGGGAAGTCCGAGTCCCGTTCCTCCCTCGGACTGTCGTGTCGTGACGAAGGGGTCGAATATCCTGTCCGCGATGGAGGGGTCGATACCCTTACCGTTGTCCTCGATGGAGAGGACCACCTTCCGTGATCTCTTCTTCAGCTCCGTGGATATGCGGATCGTGCCGCCCGATTCATCAAGGGCTTGAACGGCGTTAATGGTGATGTTCATGACGATCTGCTCGATGCTCTGGAGATTGCCTTCGATCATGGGATGGTCACCGGAGAGATTCAGCTCGAGATTGATGCCCGACTTTCTCAGGGTTGTTTCGATGAGACGGATGGCGTTTTCAACGGCCTGGTTCACGGAAACGGGCACTTTTTCCGATATGCTCGACTGCCGGGAATAATGCTTGAGATTTTCAACGGTCCTGACAACCCGGTTCGCCGCCATCTTCATGTCCGCGAGCAGGACGGGGAGGTTTTCCTTCAGAAAATCATAGGTGAGGCCGCCGTACTTTGCGCCGGGGTTCTTTTTTGCGTCCTCTTCGATCAGGGGGATTACATCATTCCAGACCTTTTGCATAAGCGGCATATCGAAAATGATCTTGTTCACGGGATTATTGATCTCGTGGGCGACGCCGGCCACGAGTGTTCCCAGGGCTTCCATTTTCTGGGCGTGCAGGAGCTGGGCCTCCAGGTGCTTCTTTTCATCTTCCGCGCGTTTCTTGTTGGTAATATCGTCAATCATTGCAATGAAATAGAGGGGCTTATCGTTTTCATCCTGAACGACGGAAGCGGTCAGGCTTGCCCAAATGAATCCTCCATCTTTCTTTATGTACCGTTTTTCGGTCTTATAAAACCGCTCATCACCCTGCAACAATCGCGCCACTTCCTTCTTGTCCTGTTCGGCGTGCTCATGGTGGGTGATGTCAAGGTATGTTTTGCCGATCAGTTCGGATTCTTCATAGCCCAGCATTGAACAGATCCGGGTATTGACCTGCTCGAACCGGTAGCCGAGGCTCAGGACCGCTATGCCGAGTGCCCCCCCTTCGAATATCCGGCGGAACCGCTCTTCATTTTCCCGCAGGCGGTTCTCTGTTCGCTTGCGCTGCGTGATATCCCGAAAAATTCCCTGCATCACCCGTTCACCCTGAATGGTTATGAGCTCCGACATGATCTCAACGGGGACCTGCGTTCCGTCGATCCGCTGAACGATGCTCTCGGATATGGGGTCGATCCGTTTGGCGTGATTACTGAACACGGTGGCGGCATCACGCCGGTGTTCCGGTGGATGCAGGCGGGACTGGTGCAGGCCCACCAGGTCGTTCTTCGACATTCCGAGCAGGCGGCAGGCCGCTGGATTCACATCGATGATGATTCCCGTATCTGTCGAGGCAAGGAATATGGCGTCCGGTGCCCCTTCAAAAAGGCTCCGGAACCGCGCTTCGTTTTCCCTGAGCTCCTTCGTCCGTTTCCGTACCTCCCTCCTGAGGAGCTCGGACCATCGGTGTGTCGTGAAAAAGGTAAATCCACCGGCGATGAGAAGAATGATAATGATGGAAGCGAAGGTGTTCAGGGCGGTTGTTCCCGCGCTTCGCAGGATGTAATCGACCTCGTCGGTGGGTGCCACCACAGCGACCGACCAGGTCTGGTTGACGACCCGTGCCGGGCAGTAAGCGATGAGCTTCTCGATCCGCCCTGTCTGGCCGCGGTGCCATCCCGAGATATAACGGCCGATCCCCTCCCTTCCGGCAAGCGTTCCCCGCTGTATGTTGTTGATCGATTCGAAGGACAGTTCCGGGGCTTTTTCCCTTCTCACCGTGAAGGCGCTCCTGCCCACGAAGTCCTCGAAGTAGTGGGCAAGAAAATACCCTTCCTGATTGATAAGCCAGGCATATCCCGTTTCTCCCGAAACGATGGGGGAGATGAAAACATCTGCGATGGACTGCAGGTTGAAGGAGACGACCAGAATGCCCTTGAAAATCTTGTCATCATCCTCTCCCGGTCCCCTCGTGTACACGGGAGCGGCCATTCTGATACGGTTTTCCCCTATTTCGTTGACGGTGATGCCTGAGAGGATGACATTCCCCGTTTCCCGTGCGTTTTTGAAGTATTGGTCTTCTTCGTAATCCCTGCCGATCAGGTCCTCACGCCATCCATCGGAGGGATAGATGCACTTAAGATACCCGTTCTCGTCGATGCGCCGGATCGAGGTCCGGGGAATGAAGCCGAGATACATGTTCTGCATGTATTCCAGGCAGGTCGGTGTCATCAGCTGGATCGATCTGACCTTTGTTGCCGAGACCAGCGCGGCGCGCACCTCGCTGAAGTAGGTCTCGATACCTGCGGCGGCGGAGCGGGCAAGAATCAACTGCTGTTCATTGAACTGACTCAGGGCTGCCTGCCGGCTTGCCTGGTAGGTCTGGTAACCGAGAAATGCCGTCAAGGCCACGGCAACGGCGGTGATGAAAACGATGAACACCTGGATGCGCATCCAGGGACTGCGGATGTCGTCTCGCGAGTCGTCGACTTCGGTATTCGGGGGCATGTTCACAATCTCCCGGATAGACAGGCTTTAACGGTAATGTGTGTGATACTTGAAGGAAATTGATGGCATATTCGGCCGGAAGATGCAAGCATCAAGTTACCCGCTTTCCCCGTTCCGCGGCGGGGCTGGCCGCCGGCGCCGATGCCGTTCGCCTGGAGGCATCCTGCGATATCATTTTTTCCAGAACTCGGGCGTAAGGAGAACAAGGACAGTGTAAATCTCAAGTCTTCCCGCCAGCATGCACAGGGAGAGGACCCACTTGCCCGTCATGGGGATCTCCGAATAGGTCATGGACGGCCCGACACCTGCGAAACCGGGACCCACATTACCGATCGTGGCCGCCACGGAAGAGAAAGCCGTCATGACATCGAGGCCGAGCATCGTCATGACCAGTGACGCCGCTGCCGTCAGGGTGATATAGAGCGCGAAAAAGCCCCAGATGCTGGCCATTGTCTGGGGATAAATGATCTTCTTGCCGAGTTTGACCGCCGTTACGGCATGAGGGTGGACCAGGTGATAGAGTTCTTTATAACTGTGCTTGAGTATCAACAGTATTCTCAAGCACTTGATGCTTCCTCCCGTGGACCCTGCCGAGCCGCCGATAAACATCAGAAGAATGAGAATGATCTTGGAAAGGGCGGGCCATCCGTCAAAATCAGCCGTTGTGAACCCCGTCGTGGTCATGATGGAAACGACCTGGAACGAGGCATACCGGAGAGATGACCCCGACCCCCCTGCCTCCTGGTGATGTTGATGCAGATCACAGGTGACCAGGATCACGGCTATGGCTATGACGGCGATATAGAAGCGGAATTCGCTGTTGGAAAAAAGGGACCTCACATTGCCGATGATCAGGCTGTAGTGGAGTGTGAAATTGACCCCCGCGGCGAGCATGAAAAAGGTGATCACCGAGTCAATGAAAGGACTGTGGAAGTGGGCGATGCTGGCGTCGTGAGTGGAGAACCCTCCCGTCGCCATGGTCGTGAAGGTGTGGCACAGCGCATCGAACACGCTCATGCCCCCGCAGAGCAGGAGGATGAATTCCACGGTGGAGATAATAAAATAGACGATCCAGAGGGTACGTGCCGTTTCCGTCACCCGGGGCGTCAGTTTGTCTTTCACAGGGCTCGGAAGTTCCGCCTTGTAGAGCTGCATGCCGCCGACGCCCAGCAGGGGAAAGATAGCGATGGAGAGGATAATGATCCCCATGCCGCCGAACCACTGGGTCATGGAGCGCCAGAAAAGGATGCCGTGGGGAAGTGAGTCTATGTGATCGATGACCGTCGCGCCCGTAGTGGTGAATCCCGATATCGACTCGAAGAAGGCGTCGCCGAAGGAAGGGACCGTCCCGTGCACCATGTAGGGGATCGCCCCGAAGGCGCCTGCGCAAAGCCACCCCGCCGCGACGATGAGAAATCCTTCCCGGTGTGTCAGGCTGACGTCACCGTCCGAAGGCCTGAAAAGATGGTACAGAAGAGCGCCCGCAAGGGTGGTGATACCGGCGGACGCCGCAAAGGCGATCAGATCGTTTTCCCCGTAGAAAAGGGACCACGCCAGGGGAAGAACCATGGTAAGGCCGAGGAAGAACAGAAAAGTCCCCAGTATATAGAGGATATTTTTTGCGCTCATCCGAAATAATCCATTTTGACGGTCAGGATCTTTTCTACCTTTGGAATGGCGGAACGCAGGGTGACGAGAATGACATGATCACCGGGAAGAATGATCGTTTCCCCCCAGGGAATGATGACCTGGTTGTCCCGCAGGACGGCGCCGATGATGGTGCCCTTGGGGAAATTGATATCCTTCAGAGGTCTGTTCGTGATTTCCGATGTTTCAAGAGCGATGAACTCCACGGCTTCCGCCTTTTCATCGCGGAGCGGGGTGGCCGAAATGATCTTTCCCTTCCGGATAAAATGAAGGATCTTGCCGATCGTCGCGTGCCGGGGATTCATGACCCCGTCGATGCCCACCCGTTCCACAATGTTGCTGTAATCTATCTTGTTTATCAGGCAGATGGACTTTTTCGCTCCCAGTTGCTTCGCCAGGAGGGCCCCCAGGACATTGGCCTCCTCGTCATCGGTTACGGCAACGAAGTAGTCGGCATCCTTGATGTTCTCCTCCCGCAGGAGGTCCTGGCTGGTACCGTCGCCGCGGAGGATGATCGCCTTGTCGAGGGTGCAGGCCAGCGTATCGCACCGCTCCTGGTCCTTCTCGATGATCTTGGTCAACACACCTTTTTTTTCGAGCATCTCCGCGAGCATCAGTCCTGTAGAACCGCCGCCGAGGATGAAGACCCGCTGGGGCTCTTCCGTGTTCTTCCCGAAGAAGCGCAGGATGCTGCGAACATGCTCCGAGGGGGCGAAAAAGAACAGGTGGTCCTTTTCCCTGATCACGGACTTTCCCGAGGGGATAATCGGTTCATCCTTCCTGGTGATGGAAGCAATGAGGATGTCGTGACCGTACATCTCCTTGATCTGCTGAAGGCTTTTCCCCACGGCGACGCATTCGGGGTCGACATAGAACGCGGCGAGCTTGATATTTCCGCCGGCGAAGTCGATGACTTCCGAC
This DNA window, taken from Deltaproteobacteria bacterium, encodes the following:
- a CDS encoding glucose 1-dehydrogenase: MKLEELFSLKGKTALVTGGGRGIGKFIATGFVEAGANVIIVSRKMQNLEKAAEELSSAYGATVLPVACDIAREEDIDAMLATVREKFPRIDILVNNAGATWGAPTLKFPLERWDQIFNVNVRGVWILTQKVAAMMKEQGGGTIINISSVMGFKGSEEMAHPAVAYNSSKAAINVLTMNLAVKLAPYNIRVNAIAPGFFRTDMMAYIEKPEFKAAYDMTLDDIPLRRIGDVDDMKGIAVFLASDASAYMTGHVLIADGGMLAK
- a CDS encoding LemA family protein; this encodes MNKGSRNAIIVIAIIAVLILMSYSYVKGMYNSFVTLDESVSASWAQVENQLQRRYDLIPNLVETVKGFASQERAVFLGVAEARSKVGRADSIPDKIAANNELSGALARLLVTVERYPDIKSDQNFIRLQDELAGTENRIAVERRRYNEMVKTYNIKVRTFPSNLFASMFGFEKATFFEVPEAATAVPQVKFE
- a CDS encoding TPM domain-containing protein, with the protein product MKTDRYCLPFFILLVLFLQVSTLFGAEPFPQPVGAVNDYAGVLSEQYRRSMESLAREVLQKTGASVVVVTMKSIGDADTDEYANRLYEAWGIGKKGEDRGVLIFLTLKERRIRIETGYGLEGILPDGRVGQILDTYVVPSLKKGDYEKGLYNAEAAVAAVIAADAGVSLEGTPYRVPAKRERSRPAADFLSYVVFILLLTLLLGTRQGRRMLPFILLMMMMGGRGSGGGGGFGGFGGGFGGFGGGMSGGGGAGRGF
- the rpsT gene encoding 30S ribosomal protein S20 codes for the protein MANHKSAEKRMRQSERKRQRNVSAKSHVKTRVKAVLQAVEENNATLSKETLSTAVRVISKASSRGIIHKNNAARKISRLTRKVNSLTSGE
- a CDS encoding LptE family protein translates to MMNRIYTLLLLYLIVCTGCGYHFAPAGEHFDKSIRTVYVDTFSNLTGEANIETYLRNGLISEFRTGERFTLVYDRDAADVVLSGSITGVAVSHLSYAKNDIAKEDRVAMTVSATLAKTGTDEVLWENKSLSGREAYRVATDPAITDRNKKEALKKLCTDLAEWAYRDLMAGF
- a CDS encoding leucine--tRNA ligase, which codes for MNRKYKPHAIEEKWQKYWHENDTFAVDEDPGKKKYYLLEMFPYPSGKIHMGHVRNYTIGDVVARYKKMRGFNVMHPMGWDSFGMPAENAAIEHGIHPSKWTNENIAYMKSQLKRMGFSYDWNREISTCEPFYYKWEQLFFIWMYKKGLAYKKGGSVNWCPQCLTVLANEQVEAGQCWRCGTEVIEKHLDQWFFRITDYVEELLDYCDKLPGWPERVLTMQKNWIGKSHGCELVFPMADSDDAIRVFTTRQDTIFGATFMLIAAEHPLVMDLARGKPCEKEVTDFVERVKKQDKMVRTSDYYEKEGVFLDAYCLNPVTDEKMPIYAANFVLADYGTGCVMAVPTHDQRDFEFAKKYDLPLVVVIDNPDAPLDAATMTEAYVDEGVLINSGRFNGMKNLQALDDIADHLESIGRARRTTEYRLRDWGISRQRYWGAPIPVTYCEKCGTVTVPEKDLPVVLPQEVELTGEGGSPLERMESFRNTTCPNCGGPAVRETDTMDTFVESSWYFARYCSAAFDEKPGLNREQTDYWMPVDQYIGGIEHAILHLLYARFYTKMLRDFGVLGVDEPFTNLLTQGMVCKETTRCRKHGYLFPDEVKDNCCIHCGAEVIVGKTEKMSKSLKNVVDPNHIIEEYGADTARIFCLFAAPPERDLEWSDQGVDGSFRFLNRVWRIVMDYLDDIMGIAPFDNGQPLEGDLKKLNRKIHQTIKKVTTDIEDRFHFNTAIAAVMELVNVLYQTGRPAAGDERALAVIRKAVETVIVLLHPIVPHITEELWQAIGGTGMLCDMTWPSFDAETASEEEITIVIQVNGKVRSRLQVAADEADEVIKEMARSDERVRQFIGDHNILKEVYVPKKLVNIVISA